A genome region from Pyrenophora tritici-repentis strain M4 chromosome 9, whole genome shotgun sequence includes the following:
- a CDS encoding FAP multi-domain protein: MNPDSPALPAMGSGYAVHGMAGMPMGPPAMGGYPFGTYGGGFAYGQPRFGGQVGYGQPGVYGGQGGYGGYGGSRALATAPAPTATPTPAATPSAKSRPVLDPEKFRPPPAPYTDQTLLGHRGSRPRFPMCLRCGRVRDNHPEFVDCLGKCDICKSHAHWGKPCDRIWASKKSWSDHHQPGAPEYVQLRPSPSQREQLALLDPWFLTNPPSINEDLVTLAQGVKRKGDDEHVKAGSQRRHHLGAVNALKHKLGAAEMLQHKHQKKHADEMVLRLNAEKAHRAALDEIRAKERERVVIEREKDSLEARHKQLQIRARDYEEEISSLKDKLRRRDAAHAESASSRPPALNAIKKDPSVDAPSPAEVPARRIKKEEEDGE; the protein is encoded by the coding sequence ATGAATCCAGATAGTCCTGCACTGCCGGCCATGGGTAGTGGATATGCGGTTCATGGCATGGCAGGCATGCCTATGGGCCCACCTGCCATGGGTGGATATCCGTTTGGCACATACGGAGGTGGATTTGCGTACGGGCAGCCTAGATTTGGGGGTCAAGTAGGATACGGACAGCCTGGTGTGTACGGAGGGCAGGGCGGATATGGGGGGTATGGAGGATCTCGCGCGCTTGCGACTGCACCTGCACCGACTGCGACACCTACGCCGGCTGCTACACCATCAGCAAAGAGCAGGCCGGTGCTGGATCCTGAGAAGTTCAGGCCTCCGCCTGCACCCTATACCGACCAGACGCTGTTGGGACATCGCGGTTCAAGACCAAGATTCCCCATGTGCTTGCGGTGCGGGCGGGTGAGGGACAATCATCCCGAATTTGTGGATTGCCTGGGGAAGTGCGACATTTGCAAAAGCCACGCTCACTGGGGCAAGCCTTGCGACCGCATCTGGGCCAGCAAAAAATCGTGGAGCgaccaccaccagccaggtGCGCCCGAATACGTCCAGTTGCGGCCCTCGCCATCACAACGCGAGCAGCTTGCGTTGTTGGATCCTTGGTTTCTAACCAACCCGCCTTCGATCAACGAAGACCTAGTGACGTTGGCGCAAGGCGTAAAGCGCAAGGGCGACGATGAACATGTCAAGGCTGGGTCTCAACGCCGGCACCATCTGGGGGCCGTCAATGCGCTCAAGCATAAGTTGGGGGCTGCAGAGATGCTCCAGCATAAACATCAAAAGAAGCATGCTGATGAGATGGTGTTGCGCCTAAATGCCGAGAAGGCTCATCGAGCCGCCCTGGACGAGATTCGGGCGAAAGAGCGGGAGCGAGTGGTGATTGAGCGAGAGAAGGATAGCCTCGAGGCGAGACACAAGCAGCTGCAGATCCGAGCCCGAGACTATGAAGAAGAGATCTCGTCCCTCAAAGACAAATTGAGGCGACGCGACGCCGCGCATGCCGAGTCTGCCAGCTCTCGCCCTCCTGCCCTTAATGCTATCAAAAAGGATCCGAGTGTCGATGCTCCTTCGCCAGCGGAAGTACCCGCACGGCGTATCaagaaagaggaagaggatgGTGAGTGA
- a CDS encoding DUF1691 domain containing protein, producing the protein MESNPDLPPIDDDEAGVMGLTEVDPSPVEDTPAEYKANSYFPDQERPEGGETKEMQGIRRMNTLGLRLGDRGPAWWLLRIQKYSSYTFTAFAALHITNVSIIPFATRSVPESNRYLLLTRPYYQSTLTEPLLVGLPLLAHVTSGIALRLWRRRQALKRYGAETRTDKRTIPWPVLSGTSALGYALVPFAGFHIWTTRILPLYAHGDSSLISLSYISHGFVLQPFVSFAGFTAMVGVGVWHFVWGGAKWLGWAPSQVSYNEEDRELVRKKRWYVINGMSAAIAGLWLAGSLGVVGRDGKMGGWVGKEYDELYKYLPSFVRW; encoded by the exons ATGGAGTCCAATCCAGATTTACCGCCCATTGACGACGATGAGGCGGGCGTTATGGGTCTCACAGAAGTCGATCCTTCACCTGTCGAAGACACACCCGCGGAGTACAAAGCAAACAGCTATTTCCCCGACCAGGAACGGCCAGAAGGAGGGGAAACAAAAGAGATGCAGGGCATACGACGGATGAACACACTTGGATTACGGTTAGGCGATCGTGGACCAGCTTGGTGGC TCCTCCGCATACAAAAATATTCCTCATACACATTCACCGCCTTCGCCGCCCTGCACATAACAAACGTCTCCATAATACCCTTCGCAACCCGATCCGTTCCAGAGAGCAATCGCTACCTGCTCCTCACACGTCCCTACTACCAATCCACACTCACTGAACCCCTCCTCGTCGGCCTCCCACTCCTCGCACACGTCACATCAGGAATTGCTCTGCGGCTATGGCGAAGACGGCAAGCATTGAAGCGCTACGGTGCCGAGACACGGACAGACAAGCGCACGATTCCTTGGCCCGTACTAAGTGGGACGAGTGCGTTGGGCTATGCGCTGGTCCCCTTCGCAGGGTTCCACATCTGGACTACGCGCATATTACCGCTGTATGCGCATGGAGACTCGTCACTGATTAGTTTGAGTTATATTTCTCATGGCTTTGTGTTGCAGCCCTTTGTCTCGTTTGCCGGTTTCACGGCCATGGTAGGTGTGGGTGTCTGGCATTTTGTTTGGGGTGGAGCCAAGTGGTTGGGGTGGGCACCAAGTCAAGTCAGCTATAATGAGGAGGATCGAGAGTTGgtgaggaagaagaggtggtATGTTATCAACGGAATGAGTGCTGCGATTGCAGGACTTTGGCTGGCTGGCAGTCTAGGGGTTGTGGGCAGGGATGGCAAGATGGGAGGGTGGGTCGGCAAGGAGTATGATGAGTTGTACAAATATCTGCCTTCGTTTGTACGTTGGTGA